One region of Chitinivorax sp. B genomic DNA includes:
- a CDS encoding saccharopine dehydrogenase NADP-binding domain-containing protein → MSDWMIYGANGYTGQLIAKQAAQLGLHPILAGRREGMIAELARQLGLEKRIFSLDQPDAIDRAMAGVKLVLNCAGPFSATSQPMIAACLRQRSHYLDITGEINAFEFAHGKHTAAHAAGIVLCPGVGFDVIPTDCVAAALKSAMPDATELVLGFSSKSRLSPGTAKTSVEGMAHGGKVRKNGQITTVPFAFKTRQIDFGDGDTHAVTIPWGDIATAFYSTGVPNIEVFMSMPPKMISQIRRLNWIRPVLGVGVVQRLLKTLIERRIQGPNEANRKSAPTWVWGEVRNAYGQTKTARIRTANGYQLTIDGSLYVVQQLLAEPSVPGGYYTPSLLLGPALVESLPGSGKLEISDT, encoded by the coding sequence ATGTCTGACTGGATGATCTATGGTGCAAACGGTTACACCGGTCAGTTGATTGCCAAGCAAGCGGCACAACTTGGCCTGCATCCAATCCTGGCCGGGCGACGCGAGGGCATGATTGCTGAACTGGCCCGCCAATTGGGACTGGAAAAACGTATCTTCTCACTTGACCAGCCTGACGCAATTGACCGGGCCATGGCTGGGGTCAAATTAGTGTTGAATTGCGCAGGTCCGTTTTCGGCTACCAGTCAGCCAATGATTGCTGCATGCTTACGGCAGCGCAGCCATTATCTGGACATCACGGGTGAAATCAATGCCTTCGAATTTGCACATGGTAAACATACCGCAGCCCATGCCGCCGGAATCGTCCTCTGCCCAGGTGTCGGGTTTGATGTCATCCCTACCGATTGTGTAGCAGCCGCGCTGAAATCAGCCATGCCGGACGCGACCGAATTGGTGCTGGGATTTTCGTCAAAAAGTCGGCTGAGCCCCGGTACCGCCAAAACATCAGTAGAAGGTATGGCCCATGGCGGCAAGGTACGCAAGAACGGGCAGATCACCACTGTCCCTTTTGCCTTCAAAACCCGGCAAATCGATTTTGGTGATGGGGATACTCATGCAGTGACAATTCCCTGGGGAGATATTGCCACTGCGTTTTACAGTACTGGCGTACCCAATATTGAGGTTTTCATGAGCATGCCACCCAAGATGATCAGCCAAATACGACGTTTAAATTGGATCAGGCCAGTATTGGGCGTTGGCGTGGTACAGCGGCTGTTGAAAACACTGATTGAGCGACGCATACAAGGCCCGAATGAAGCCAACCGCAAGAGTGCCCCGACCTGGGTTTGGGGTGAGGTTCGCAATGCTTACGGCCAGACCAAAACTGCCCGTATCCGTACCGCCAACGGGTATCAGTTGACGATCGATGGCTCGCTGTACGTTGTTCAACAATTATTGGCCGAGCCCAGCGTGCCGGGCGGGTACTACACCCCATCCTTGCTGCTTGGGCCGGCCTTGGTCGAGTCGCTGCCCGGCTCTGGTAAGCTTGAAATCAGTGACACTTAG
- a CDS encoding S41 family peptidase, producing MLINNWKLGLLTLCGIGWGTAIAATNSILDETANLEDFDYLWSQMNTHYVYFGKKQVDWAKVKQLYRDQAGQANNTRELIGVLERTLDELYDAHTHLKANTIKSSRLVPTGLDMWAEWCDGKAVVTQLRAGFSAEQAGLYPGMVVTAMNGVPIGEAVQRKLGQALKADDMEARNWALRSVLAGTREQARTVEVEDQGQRVTYQLDQATHQTVDQPNPTANVDWRHLGDNLGYVRINNYLGDTETVKQFDRALIKLRHTKGLILDLRNTPSGGNTNVAEPILGRLIDHTVSYQKGVPMQGKPWVRKVQSRGWTYRQPVVVLVGRWTASIGEAMAIGLDAMNRATIVGTPMAGLNGAVFDLTLPRSQIRLAYSAERLYHMNGTPRETFQPPVLVQVEIATSKDPILDTGVETLKARLAKMVSR from the coding sequence ATGTTAATAAATAACTGGAAGCTGGGTTTGTTGACGCTGTGTGGAATAGGGTGGGGTACTGCCATTGCGGCTACCAATTCAATATTGGATGAGACTGCAAATTTGGAGGATTTCGATTATCTCTGGTCACAGATGAATACTCACTATGTCTACTTCGGTAAAAAGCAGGTGGATTGGGCCAAGGTCAAGCAGCTGTATCGTGATCAGGCGGGACAAGCTAATAACACGCGTGAATTGATCGGGGTGCTGGAGCGAACGTTGGACGAGCTTTATGACGCTCACACCCACCTGAAAGCCAATACCATCAAGTCTTCGCGCTTGGTACCTACAGGGCTGGACATGTGGGCCGAATGGTGTGATGGCAAGGCTGTGGTTACTCAGCTACGGGCGGGCTTCAGCGCTGAACAGGCTGGCTTATACCCCGGTATGGTTGTGACAGCAATGAATGGCGTGCCTATCGGGGAAGCTGTTCAACGCAAGCTTGGTCAAGCACTGAAAGCGGATGATATGGAGGCACGTAACTGGGCATTGCGGTCTGTTTTGGCTGGCACGCGTGAGCAAGCCCGAACTGTTGAAGTGGAAGACCAGGGCCAGCGTGTCACTTATCAACTGGATCAAGCTACCCATCAAACTGTCGACCAGCCTAATCCAACTGCCAATGTAGATTGGCGGCATTTGGGCGACAATTTGGGTTACGTCCGTATCAACAATTATCTAGGTGACACCGAGACGGTGAAACAGTTTGACCGTGCGCTCATCAAGTTACGGCATACCAAAGGGCTGATTTTGGACCTGCGTAATACGCCCAGTGGCGGCAATACCAATGTGGCAGAACCTATTCTGGGGCGCCTGATCGACCATACGGTGTCTTATCAGAAGGGTGTACCGATGCAAGGTAAGCCGTGGGTACGGAAGGTGCAGTCACGTGGTTGGACTTATCGCCAACCCGTGGTCGTATTGGTGGGACGCTGGACGGCCAGCATTGGCGAAGCCATGGCGATCGGGCTGGATGCAATGAATCGAGCCACCATTGTCGGTACACCGATGGCGGGTCTGAATGGTGCGGTATTCGATCTGACCTTGCCACGTTCACAAATTCGGCTGGCTTATTCTGCGGAACGCCTTTATCACATGAATGGCACCCCGCGAGAGACGTTTCAGCCACCGGTATTGGTCCAAGTTGAAATAGCTACAAGTAAAGATCCGATTTTGGATACCGGGGTTGAAACATTGAAGGCCCGTTTGGCGAAAATGGTCAGTCGCTAA
- a CDS encoding SDR family oxidoreductase yields the protein MLPTSTEPAWLKLLRKLGTPIPPCPPLRRLADPFGPDDLANVSIRVVQGGRLTSMLNTHASWLFDNENRPLPAEAWLIDCSDWTNTISLADLYGVLCPRMSTLPTHSRIILLASHIGLQAPIICEALSGFARSLAKELGRKGSTVNLLTVGLEETPGLAPWVAFLASPRSAYLSGQVLMVGYHPASLSRYGERRREAQTALVTGAAQGIGLAIAQQLRRDGMQVIGVDRAGSPLEATMAAIGSTAILLDITARNAADELCDRISDFDGLNVLVNNAGMARDRTFKHMSHTEWQSVLDVNLFASQRLTDALVKNQLQQNSRVICLSSISGVAGNAGQTNYALSKAGIIGYVKAMASELANRRISINAVAPGFIQTPMTDRIPYLHRQVAQRLNALGQAGTPQDVANVVGFLARPEAMAVSGTTIRVCGLHMMGR from the coding sequence ATGTTGCCAACCTCTACCGAACCCGCGTGGCTCAAACTGCTTCGCAAACTAGGCACTCCTATTCCGCCCTGCCCACCGTTAAGGCGATTGGCAGACCCATTTGGACCAGACGATTTGGCCAATGTATCAATTCGAGTGGTACAAGGTGGCCGGTTGACATCCATGCTGAATACCCATGCAAGCTGGCTGTTTGACAACGAAAACAGACCATTACCTGCGGAAGCCTGGCTGATCGATTGCAGTGATTGGACCAACACAATCTCCCTGGCTGACTTGTATGGCGTGTTGTGTCCACGCATGAGTACCCTGCCCACCCATAGCCGCATCATCTTGCTGGCCAGTCATATCGGGCTACAGGCTCCCATTATCTGTGAAGCCTTATCAGGCTTTGCTCGTAGCTTGGCTAAGGAGCTTGGGCGCAAAGGTTCTACCGTCAATCTGCTGACCGTGGGCCTAGAAGAGACGCCAGGTTTGGCACCCTGGGTTGCTTTCCTGGCTTCACCTCGCAGCGCCTACCTATCCGGACAGGTATTGATGGTGGGATACCATCCAGCCTCACTAAGCCGTTACGGAGAACGGCGTCGAGAGGCACAAACGGCCTTGGTTACCGGGGCTGCTCAAGGTATTGGGTTGGCGATTGCACAACAGTTGCGACGGGACGGCATGCAAGTAATTGGTGTAGACCGGGCCGGCAGCCCGTTGGAAGCCACTATGGCGGCCATTGGCAGCACAGCCATTCTGCTGGACATCACCGCACGCAATGCGGCTGACGAACTGTGCGATCGGATATCAGATTTCGATGGGCTGAATGTGTTGGTCAACAATGCAGGCATGGCACGTGACCGCACTTTCAAGCATATGAGCCACACTGAATGGCAAAGTGTGCTGGATGTCAATTTGTTTGCCAGTCAGCGACTGACGGATGCGTTGGTGAAAAACCAACTGCAACAGAATAGTCGCGTGATCTGCCTGTCGTCCATCAGCGGCGTGGCAGGCAATGCAGGACAAACCAACTATGCTTTATCCAAGGCTGGCATCATTGGCTACGTCAAGGCAATGGCGTCTGAGCTGGCCAATCGGCGGATATCCATCAATGCTGTTGCACCCGGCTTTATCCAAACGCCCATGACCGATCGCATTCCTTACTTACATCGGCAAGTGGCGCAACGGCTGAATGCATTGGGTCAGGCTGGCACGCCACAAGATGTCGCAAATGTAGTGGGATTTCTTGCCAGGCCGGAAGCCATGGCAGTCAGCGGAACAACAATTCGGGTTTGTGGGCTGCACATGATGGGACGATAG
- a CDS encoding DMT family transporter yields MSSQNKAYMFGLMAVFFWSTVATAFKISLSHLTPAQLVLYATMSSSLFLLSWMLISRRGAELVSGIRRYWRVSLLFGGLNPFVYYLILFQAYDRLPAQEAQAINYTWALTMALLAVPVLKQRLHRFDMVAALMCYMGVLIIATRGHPLSLNFSDLGGVGFALLSTLLWSSYWLLNTRDQREPVLGLTLNFLFSLPLILIWCGVTDELKPVAWQGLAGAAYIGVFEMGLTFVLWLQAMRLTTSAARISNLIFLSPLMSLVFISFLLGEQILPSTIAGLGAILLGLVVQQWGARQAPPAAA; encoded by the coding sequence ATGTCCTCTCAAAACAAAGCCTATATGTTCGGCCTGATGGCCGTGTTTTTTTGGTCTACGGTGGCCACGGCATTCAAAATCAGTCTTTCGCACTTGACACCGGCTCAGTTGGTGCTGTACGCGACCATGTCGTCCAGCTTGTTTTTATTGAGCTGGATGTTGATCAGTCGACGTGGAGCGGAGCTGGTATCGGGGATTCGCCGGTACTGGCGAGTATCGCTACTGTTTGGTGGTTTGAACCCATTCGTCTATTACCTGATTTTGTTCCAGGCCTATGACCGATTGCCCGCGCAGGAGGCACAGGCAATCAATTACACCTGGGCGCTGACCATGGCCTTGTTGGCGGTGCCGGTGTTGAAACAGCGCTTACATCGTTTTGATATGGTGGCCGCGCTGATGTGTTACATGGGGGTCCTGATCATCGCCACACGTGGCCATCCGCTTTCATTGAATTTCTCGGATTTGGGTGGCGTGGGGTTTGCTTTGTTGAGCACGTTGCTCTGGTCCAGCTACTGGTTGTTGAACACCCGTGACCAGCGGGAGCCTGTGCTGGGGTTGACGCTGAATTTTCTGTTCAGCCTGCCATTGATTTTGATCTGGTGTGGGGTGACAGATGAGTTGAAACCTGTGGCATGGCAAGGCTTGGCAGGGGCGGCTTATATCGGGGTGTTTGAAATGGGGCTGACATTTGTACTGTGGTTGCAAGCCATGCGTTTGACAACCAGTGCGGCACGGATTTCCAATTTGATTTTTCTGTCACCGTTGATGTCGCTGGTATTTATCAGCTTCTTGCTTGGTGAGCAGATTCTGCCATCGACGATTGCTGGGCTGGGGGCGATTCTGCTGGGCTTGGTTGTGCAGCAGTGGGGCGCCAGGCAGGCCCCCCCGGCTGCTGCATAA
- a CDS encoding YceI family protein, with protein sequence MAIVLATAQAEPVRYVLDTDHSYPYFAVRHLGMSELQGRFNKMTGWAEMDMEAKGGKVEVRIEVASLDTGMPLRDKNLLRGVLGTTFFEPEKFPFMTYRSDTVVFEGEQPIRIEGELTLQGVTRKVPIQITHFHCAFNPLRLAKGCGGRAIGRIKRSEFGMAGMPSLIGDEIDLIINVEAYPNISANERPSAR encoded by the coding sequence ATGGCAATCGTGCTTGCTACAGCGCAGGCGGAACCGGTTCGTTACGTGCTGGATACCGATCATAGTTACCCTTATTTCGCTGTCCGTCATCTGGGTATGTCTGAACTTCAAGGCCGCTTCAATAAGATGACCGGTTGGGCAGAAATGGATATGGAGGCTAAAGGTGGCAAAGTGGAGGTCAGAATAGAGGTGGCATCGCTGGACACCGGGATGCCCCTGCGCGACAAGAACCTGTTGCGTGGTGTATTGGGTACCACTTTCTTCGAGCCAGAGAAATTTCCCTTCATGACCTATCGATCCGATACCGTGGTATTTGAAGGTGAACAACCGATACGCATCGAAGGGGAACTGACTTTACAAGGGGTTACCCGGAAAGTACCGATACAGATCACACATTTCCACTGTGCATTCAACCCGCTGCGCTTGGCCAAGGGCTGTGGGGGTAGAGCGATTGGGCGCATCAAACGCAGTGAATTTGGCATGGCTGGCATGCCTAGTCTGATTGGCGACGAGATCGATCTGATCATCAACGTGGAAGCTTACCCAAATATTTCCGCCAATGAACGACCCAGTGCGCGTTAA
- a CDS encoding endonuclease/exonuclease/phosphatase family protein codes for MRSLVNRQYQPKAWEWRLLVLIVLPPVLSWFASWHWLLDVLTSFVPYYLLACLLGAVWWVWRRFIGLALLCLIVSAVMAVQIGLAMSPSLGTPVATAPTIKVAQFNISLLNPNLPAFFSWLNRKHADTDIVVLLEAGPALTPLLASMKSHYPYQSMQLDDSPFGIAMLSRLPDTHLELVNDSFPYIEAQVNIAGRTLHVIGVHPPPPISGSLTQARNHQLQQLAQRVSRQAPDSVIVVGDFNITPWSPWYRRFLEESGLHAANQQWQPTWAPYSSEHWRLVPIDLTFHSDKVNLLARQVGPAFESDHRVVISTWQLSARVVTDSITWPSE; via the coding sequence ATGCGATCACTCGTCAATCGCCAGTATCAGCCCAAGGCATGGGAGTGGCGACTGCTGGTGCTGATTGTACTGCCGCCAGTACTGAGCTGGTTCGCATCGTGGCACTGGCTGCTTGATGTGTTGACCAGCTTTGTACCTTATTACCTGCTGGCATGTTTGCTTGGTGCAGTCTGGTGGGTATGGCGGCGATTTATCGGATTGGCATTGTTGTGCCTGATAGTTTCCGCGGTCATGGCGGTACAGATTGGCCTGGCAATGTCCCCATCATTGGGTACCCCTGTTGCTACGGCGCCTACCATCAAAGTTGCACAGTTCAATATCAGTTTACTAAACCCCAATTTGCCTGCATTTTTTTCCTGGCTCAATCGTAAGCATGCCGATACGGATATCGTAGTCCTATTGGAAGCAGGACCTGCTCTGACCCCACTGCTGGCAAGCATGAAATCACATTACCCATACCAAAGCATGCAACTGGATGACTCACCCTTTGGGATTGCCATGCTGAGCCGGTTGCCTGACACACACCTGGAGTTGGTAAATGATTCATTTCCTTACATTGAAGCCCAAGTCAATATTGCAGGGCGAACCTTGCATGTGATTGGTGTCCATCCACCACCACCCATTTCCGGTTCCTTGACGCAAGCTCGAAACCATCAGTTGCAGCAACTGGCACAGCGTGTATCCCGACAAGCACCCGATTCAGTTATTGTCGTGGGTGATTTCAACATTACACCCTGGTCACCGTGGTATCGCCGGTTTCTGGAAGAAAGCGGTTTGCATGCGGCAAATCAGCAGTGGCAACCTACCTGGGCACCTTACAGTAGCGAACATTGGCGGCTGGTACCCATTGATCTGACATTTCATTCTGATAAGGTTAATTTGCTTGCTCGGCAAGTTGGGCCGGCTTTCGAATCAGATCATCGGGTCGTAATTTCGACATGGCAGTTATCTGCACGGGTTGTGACTGACAGTATTACCTGGCCCAGTGAGTAA
- a CDS encoding dihydrofolate reductase family protein translates to MRKIIAALQVSLDGLIEGPHGELDWVETWEDTFDLLPQIDTCILGRGMYPGYERYWQAILTDPDGLLPFSGKPPSQSEIDYAHFAEKTPHIVLSKTLETVSWKNTRIVRSIDEISRLKREPGKDIHAVGGAALVSTLMNVGLIDELRLVVHPIVLGQGKPLFNEVKERHTLNLVEVKSLQRGLVRLTYRI, encoded by the coding sequence ATGAGAAAGATCATCGCTGCTCTGCAGGTTTCATTGGATGGACTGATTGAGGGGCCACATGGCGAATTGGATTGGGTAGAAACATGGGAGGACACATTTGATCTGCTTCCACAAATCGATACCTGTATTCTTGGGCGTGGCATGTATCCGGGCTATGAGCGGTACTGGCAAGCGATTTTGACCGACCCTGACGGCCTGTTGCCATTTTCTGGTAAGCCACCATCACAGAGCGAAATCGATTACGCACACTTTGCCGAGAAAACACCACATATTGTGCTATCGAAAACGCTGGAAACGGTTAGTTGGAAAAATACGCGTATCGTGCGGAGTATTGATGAAATTAGCCGGTTGAAGCGTGAACCGGGCAAAGATATTCATGCTGTAGGTGGGGCTGCACTGGTTTCAACCTTGATGAATGTCGGCCTGATTGATGAGCTTCGATTGGTCGTGCACCCGATTGTCTTGGGGCAGGGGAAGCCACTTTTCAACGAGGTAAAGGAGCGGCATACATTGAACCTTGTCGAGGTGAAATCGTTGCAGCGGGGTTTGGTTCGCCTGACTTATCGTATATGA